A single region of the Acanthopagrus latus isolate v.2019 chromosome 11, fAcaLat1.1, whole genome shotgun sequence genome encodes:
- the LOC119029089 gene encoding GTPase IMAP family member 9-like — MATNLGSSTTNNAELRIVMVGKTGTGKSATGNTILGRQCFESKFCAESMTVDCSKGKATVGGQQVAVIDTPGLFDTRFGMDKTAKDLRQCISYASPGPHVFLMNIRLGRYTAEEMQTVQKIQEIFGQGADKYSMVLFTGGDLLEDSPIEDFLNKSKNLQQLVARCNGQYHVFNNKTKDPSQVTELLEKIKNITQKNGGSHYTNEMFQEAERKLEEEKQRILKEKAEEIRKEKEEVERKLQKKYEEQMRKMNEQLQAERERERKQREEEMKKMKLEMNDERRREREERERERQKEREARERETANLMQRMKEDHERALQEERNRVQARHEVQARGRAERGCVIL, encoded by the exons ATGGCCACAAACTTAG GGTCAAGCACAACAAATAATGCAGAGCTGAGGATAGTGATGGTGGGGAAGACAGGAACTGGGAAGAGTGCCACTGGAAACACCATTCTTGGACGACAATGCTTTGAATCAAAGTTCTGTGCCGAGTCTATGACTGTAGACTGTTCTAAGGGCAAAGCCACAGTGGGTGGCCAACAGGTTGCTGTCATTGACACCCCAGGCCTGTTTGACACCAGGTTTGGTATGGATAAGACAGCTAAAGATCTACGCCAGTGCATCTCTTATGCTTCACCTGGACCTCATGTGTTCCTGATGAACATCAGGCTGGGGAGATACACTGCTGAGGAAATGCAGACCGTGCAAAAGATTCAAGAGATCTTTGGCCAAGGAGCAGACAAATACAGCATGGTTCTCTTTACTGGTGGTGACCTACTTGAAGACAGCCCTATTGAGGACTTtttgaataaaagcaaaaatctTCAACAGCTTGTGGCCAGATGTAACGGCCAGTACCATGTCTTCAACAATAAGACAAAGGATCCCTCTCAGGTCACTGAGCTGCTCGAGAAGATCAAAAATATAACCCAGAAGAATGGAGGAAGCCACTACACCAACGAGATGTTCCAAGAGGCCGAGAGGAAActagaagaggagaaacaacgCATCCtaaaagagaaagcagaggaaattcgaaaagaaaaagaggaagtggagcgaaaacttcagaaaaaatatgaagaaCAGATGAGGAAAATGAATGAGCAACtccaggctgagagagagagggagaggaaacagagagaggaggagatgaagaagatgaagctgGAGATGAATGATGaaagacggagggagagggaagagagagaaagagagcgacagaaagagagagaggcgagaGAAAGGGAGACGGCCAACTTGATGCAAAGAATGAAGGAAGATCATGAGAGAGCACTgcaagaggagagaaacagggTGCAGGCCAGGCATGAAGTACAAGCCAGAGGCAGAGCTGAGCGTGGTTGTGTCAttttataa